The Pediococcus inopinatus region TCTTTCTCCAATGGGCGATGCACATCTTCAAAATAGGCATCTCGATACTTTGGATTCTGAAAATCAAACAAAGCTGGTTCCTCAGCATCCACGTTTAACCCTAATCGTTTAGCAACCTGTGGATATGCTTTTTCAAAGGCTCGAATTCCAGCCGCCGGATGATCATTTACAGTCACATGTTTGCCTTGAGCGTGTAACCATTGAATCAGTTTTCGATGGTCAGGAAACAACTTTTTGTTCCAAGTGTAACCTGTCCACCCACTACCAAAGCGGGCGGGAACGTCATGAACTAAATGCCAATCCATATCCATCACAGCAACAGAAATCGGAATTTTTTCTTTATTAAAACGCTCAAACAGTGACTTGTACGTGTCTTGTGTGTATGGCCAATACCGACTCCACCAGTTTCCAAGCGCATAGCGTGGTATTAGTGGTGTTGCACCAGTTAATTTATAATAATCCTTTAAAGTACCTTCAAAATCATGTCCGTACGCAAAATAGTAATAATCCATCTCGGGAAAATCTCTAACTTCAAATTTATTGTCAGCAAGAATAAAAGACTGCGAATCATCTAAATAAGAAAAGCCGTCTTTAGTCATTAGCCCGTCCTCTAGTGGAATCTCACCATCTGCCTTATCCAGCGTCCGGGCAGTCCCCTTCAAATTCTTCTTAATTTTTTCACCAAAATACCAACGGCTCATGTATGTTCCATAATTATAAGCTGCATCAATATACAAAGTTGCTGGCGAAAATTCACCACCATCATAATAGAGATGAACAAACTTTGTCACAATTTCAATTTGATGGTTATTTCGATTTTTAAAAACTTGAAAATCAGGTTTATCAAATTGACGATTTTGAACCATTTGTGTGGTTCGATCTTCGAAATGACCGCTAACAGAATATTCTAATCGGACCAAACGCTCTGTTAGTACAGTAAATCGATAACTATTGCCTTGAATAATATTTTCAGAATTCATCTTTAACCTCCGACTTGGATAATTTTAGTTAGCTGTCTTTATTAGGTATACTCTTGCTGCATACGGCTCTAAATTAATGTTTCCTGCCACATTCCAGTCATCTTTTTTACCATTACTAATTAATAACTCATGCTGCATATGACGTAATTCTAATGGTACTAGATAATCAACTTTTTTCTTAGCAAAATTACAAATAACTAAAAGTGTTGTGTTATCTCCAACACGTGCGTAACTAAATATATCTGAATTTTCTTTATCTAATAATTGATAACTACCTGTTGTCACAATTTGATATTCATGTCTTAATTTGATTAACTTTTGATAGTAATAAAAAATAGAATTAGAATCACTTTTTGACTGTTTAACATTAATCTTTTTAAAGTTAGAATTTACTTTTAACCATGTACTATTAGAAGTAGAAAATCCGGCATTGTTGCTATCATCCCACTGCATGGGTGTTCTCGCATTGTCACGTGATTTCATGTGGATAGCTTTCATTGTATCTTCTTCGGACAAATGATAATCATTGCGGAATCGATGATAAACGTCCAACGTTTCTAAATCATTATAATCAGCAATCTGTGTATTATGAAGATTGGTCATTCCAATTTCCTCACCTTCATAAACATAGGGCGTACCTTGCATCATATGCAATAATGTTCCCAACATTTTGGCTGAAGCAACCCGATGCTCACCATCATCACCAAACCTAGAAACAGCCCGAGCTTGATCATGGTTACTCCAATATAAGCTATTCCAACCATGGTGATTTGAGATTTCTATCTGCCATTTACTCAAAACTGCTTTTAAATCTGCTAATTTGAAGCGTTTAGTTGAAAACTTTCCATATTTCCCGTAGTCAAGATGCATATGATCAAAATGAAATACCATATCTAATTCATGACGCCTGTTATCAACGTATTTTACTGCTTCTTCTACATTAGTATGGGGAGTCTCTCCAACTGTCACAATATCATACTTGCTGAGCACATCTTGGTTCATTTCTTTTAAATACTCGTGAACTTTAGGACCATTTGCTGCACCGTAATAATAATCACCAAACTTTTTGTTTTGAACAATCGGTCCATCTGGAAATCCTGGTTTCTTTGAAATTAAGTTAATGACATCCATTCGAAAGCCATCAATTCCCTTATCCAGCCAAAAACGCATAATATCATGCACTTCTTTTCGAACGTTGGAATTTTCCCAATTTAAATCTGGTTGCTGTTTTGCAAACAAATGTAAATAATACTGGTCAACCGCCTCAACATATTCCCATGTAGATCCACCAAAACTAGAGCCCCAGTTATTCGGCTCGTGGCCATCAACTGGGTCTTTCCAAATATAGTAATCATGGTAGGAATTCTCTTTTGACTCTTCACTTTTTTTAAACCACGGATGCTGATCAGAAGTATGATTAACCACTAAATCTAGCATTATTTTCAATCCTTTTTTATGCGCTAAATGTAAAAGCCGATCAAAATCAGACATGTTTCCTAAACTAGAGTCAATTTTTCTATAGTTTGCAATATCATAACCATTATCAACATGTGGTGAATCATAGATAGGGTTAAGCCAAATAATATCTGCGCCTAATTCTTTAATATAATCAAGTTTTTCTGTAATACCATTTAAATCACCAATTCCATCACCATCGGAATCATTAAAACTTTTTGGATATACTTGGTAAACGACACTTTTTTTCCACCAATTAATTGGCTCATTCATCGTCATCATCCGCCTCAATATTAATATCATTAACGTAAACAAGCTGTTGCCGTGCCTGATCAATTAGTTCTCGCATTTTTTGAGAAGTTAAATAATCATCTGTCGATTCCATTGTTACTGCTAATACAACAGGTAAATTCATTCCCGTGACAATTTGTGTATGTGGTCTTGAACGATATGGGAAAAATTTTTGATTAACACTTCCAGCTAACATATCGGTAAAAATAACCACTTCTTCATCTGGTTTAAATTCTGACATTATTTTTTTAACCTGTTCTTCAATAGGTTGATTGTCAGTATATGCCGTCATAACGGTTAGTTGGGTTTGCTGACCAGCAATAAATTCAAGTGTTTTTTTCATGCCTTCTGCTAACTTACCATGCGATGCGATAACTAATTGTCTTTTCATTATAAAAATCCTCTTTCTCATAATTTAGCGAACCTTAAAATTAAAAAAGTAGAACAAAGAATGGTCAAGTAATCAACCACTTTAGCTTCTGTGAGTCCAATAACATTGGCCTTACAGGCATCTACTAAGTCTTTGTCCCACTTTTTTGTTTACTTCAAAATATTAAAGAACGAACAAACCATTGCAAATACAATTAATAGTAAAATGATTCTGTTCATGGTCCATTTTTTATTGCCGATAAGCTTATACACAACCCATGGATCTGAGTCAAGAATCCGGACACGTTTATGTATAATTTAAGCGACTAATTCTTCCTTTTCATTCGGGGTTAAATAATCAATGGCACTATGAATCCGATCATTGTTGTAAAAGCTCTCAATGTAGCTAAATAAAGCCACATTTGCTTCATCAAAATTTTGGTAATGGGTCTGATAAACTTCCTCTTTTTTTAAGCTGGCATGGAATGACTCCAGAACTGAATTGTCATATGGACAACCGCGCTTGCTATAAGAGTGCTGGATATGGCGTTGTCGTAGAAGTTCTTCAAAGGTGGTGCTGCGGTATTGACTGCCTAAATCGGTATGAATGATCAACTGGTCTGTTACTTTTCTGGTTTCAAAAGCTTGTTTTAAAGTGTCGAGCACTAGATCGGCAGTCATGTGACGACTCAACTTGTGGGCAATGATTTTACGTGAATACAGATCCTGGATGCTTGATAAATAACACCAGCCATCAGCTTTGGTGTGAACGTAAGTGATATCGGCACACCATTTTTGATTTGGTGCTGTCGTGCTAAAATCCTGAGC contains the following coding sequences:
- a CDS encoding glycoside hydrolase family 13 protein, with protein sequence MNEPINWWKKSVVYQVYPKSFNDSDGDGIGDLNGITEKLDYIKELGADIIWLNPIYDSPHVDNGYDIANYRKIDSSLGNMSDFDRLLHLAHKKGLKIMLDLVVNHTSDQHPWFKKSEESKENSYHDYYIWKDPVDGHEPNNWGSSFGGSTWEYVEAVDQYYLHLFAKQQPDLNWENSNVRKEVHDIMRFWLDKGIDGFRMDVINLISKKPGFPDGPIVQNKKFGDYYYGAANGPKVHEYLKEMNQDVLSKYDIVTVGETPHTNVEEAVKYVDNRRHELDMVFHFDHMHLDYGKYGKFSTKRFKLADLKAVLSKWQIEISNHHGWNSLYWSNHDQARAVSRFGDDGEHRVASAKMLGTLLHMMQGTPYVYEGEEIGMTNLHNTQIADYNDLETLDVYHRFRNDYHLSEEDTMKAIHMKSRDNARTPMQWDDSNNAGFSTSNSTWLKVNSNFKKINVKQSKSDSNSIFYYYQKLIKLRHEYQIVTTGSYQLLDKENSDIFSYARVGDNTTLLVICNFAKKKVDYLVPLELRHMQHELLISNGKKDDWNVAGNINLEPYAARVYLIKTAN
- a CDS encoding PTS sugar transporter subunit IIA, whose protein sequence is MKRQLVIASHGKLAEGMKKTLEFIAGQQTQLTVMTAYTDNQPIEEQVKKIMSEFKPDEEVVIFTDMLAGSVNQKFFPYRSRPHTQIVTGMNLPVVLAVTMESTDDYLTSQKMRELIDQARQQLVYVNDINIEADDDDE
- a CDS encoding IS3 family transposase; translated protein: MRQKVSSEDWQAAIKPNLKQHRIKEICQVLQVPRSTYYDQQNHYISPQAEHRKTLCQAIKRIYYNHRRVYGAPKILKELKKEGLAASIKLVQRLMRQMELKSITLKKWHYQQANNIDEANYPNLLAQDFSTTAPNQKWCADITYVHTKADGWCYLSSIQDLYSRKIIAHKLSRHMTADLVLDTLKQAFETRKVTDQLIIHTDLGSQYRSTTFEELLRQRHIQHSYSKRGCPYDNSVLESFHASLKKEEVYQTHYQNFDEANVALFSYIESFYNNDRIHSAIDYLTPNEKEELVA